A genomic window from Brevibacillus agri includes:
- a CDS encoding DUF2273 domain-containing protein, which produces MMWELLWEHKGKLMGILAGIFFGIIYLLVGFWNTLVFVVFVGTGYYIGRKLDHKEDLREILDRILPGKFR; this is translated from the coding sequence ATGATGTGGGAGTTATTGTGGGAACACAAGGGGAAGCTAATGGGGATTTTGGCCGGAATTTTTTTCGGCATCATCTACCTTCTCGTCGGTTTTTGGAATACACTAGTCTTTGTTGTGTTTGTCGGGACCGGCTATTACATCGGTCGCAAGCTCGACCATAAGGAAGACTTGCGCGAAATACTGGATCGGATTCTGCCTGGCAAGTTTCGGTAG
- the xseB gene encoding exodeoxyribonuclease VII small subunit, producing MARKKTDQETDMQFEEAMKRLEEVVGKLEEGDIPLEEAITLYQEGVTLSRICGQKLDAIEAKIIQLVEEDGQLKQKAFRVEGE from the coding sequence ATGGCTCGCAAGAAAACGGACCAAGAGACTGACATGCAGTTCGAAGAAGCGATGAAGCGGCTGGAGGAAGTCGTCGGGAAGCTCGAAGAAGGAGACATCCCGCTGGAGGAAGCGATTACGCTGTACCAGGAAGGGGTCACACTCTCGCGGATTTGCGGACAGAAGCTCGATGCAATTGAAGCCAAGATCATTCAGTTGGTAGAAGAAGACGGGCAACTGAAGCAGAAGGCTTTTCGCGTGGAAGGGGAATAA
- a CDS encoding polyprenyl synthetase family protein gives MDTFQQYLVEKTSYIEQHLLPALEQQGVPTQLYESMKYSLMAGGKRLRPMLVLAVLEALDKPMERGVPFAVALEMIHTYSLIHDDLPAMDDDDLRRGKPTNHKVFGEATAILAGDALLTRAFAYIAEAYQERSDVAPITTVKLIAELGKRAGATGMVGGQMADIEGEGKQLDLEQLEFIHRHKTGDLLVAALRGGGYLAEASEAQMDALTRYGVCIGLAFQIQDDILNVEGDAAELGKAVGSDADREKATYPLLLGLAESKDRLTALIAEAKAALADAGIEHSALSPLADYVQNRNK, from the coding sequence GTGGATACATTCCAACAATATTTGGTGGAAAAAACGTCCTACATTGAGCAGCATCTCTTGCCTGCCCTGGAGCAGCAAGGAGTCCCGACCCAGTTGTACGAATCCATGAAGTATTCGCTCATGGCAGGCGGAAAAAGGCTGCGACCGATGCTGGTCCTCGCTGTGCTCGAAGCGCTGGACAAGCCGATGGAGCGCGGAGTCCCGTTCGCGGTTGCCCTGGAAATGATCCATACATACTCGCTGATTCACGACGACCTGCCCGCAATGGACGACGACGATTTGCGCCGCGGCAAGCCGACGAATCACAAAGTGTTCGGGGAGGCGACGGCGATTCTCGCGGGAGACGCGCTTCTGACGCGGGCGTTTGCCTATATCGCAGAGGCGTACCAGGAGCGCTCCGATGTGGCGCCAATCACGACTGTCAAGCTGATTGCCGAGCTGGGCAAACGAGCGGGTGCGACAGGCATGGTCGGCGGACAGATGGCGGATATCGAGGGAGAGGGCAAGCAGCTTGATCTGGAGCAACTGGAGTTCATCCATCGCCACAAGACAGGGGATTTGCTGGTGGCAGCCTTGCGCGGCGGCGGCTATCTGGCGGAAGCGAGCGAAGCGCAGATGGACGCTTTGACCCGCTACGGCGTCTGCATCGGACTGGCTTTTCAAATCCAGGACGACATCCTCAATGTAGAAGGGGACGCCGCGGAGCTGGGGAAAGCCGTTGGCAGCGACGCGGACCGGGAAAAGGCGACCTACCCGTTGCTGCTTGGACTGGCGGAGTCCAAGGACAGGCTGACGGCTTTGATCGCAGAAGCGAAAGCAGCCCTGGCAGATGCCGGAATCGAGCATTCCGCATTAAGCCCGCTGGCAGATTACGTGCAAAACCGGAACAAGTAA
- the amaP gene encoding alkaline shock response membrane anchor protein AmaP, translating into MNLFDRFILTIYSFALIILSCIAITATSGLISPEFFRPYVEQMLAGTNITYLIVAIIFLVVSLRFFFSSFRSTKPKIDRGIRQRSDLGEVHITMQTIQTIAERAARRVKGVRDMKTAVKALESGNIITLRVSVDGETPLPELTQKLQADVKEQVEGIAGVVISEVSVVVTEVAQQENYAARKRVE; encoded by the coding sequence GTGAATTTGTTTGACCGCTTTATTTTGACGATTTACAGCTTTGCGCTGATTATTTTGTCCTGCATCGCGATAACTGCCACCAGCGGTTTGATTTCACCCGAGTTTTTCCGCCCTTATGTCGAGCAAATGCTGGCGGGAACGAACATCACGTATCTCATCGTCGCGATTATTTTCCTCGTTGTGAGTCTTCGCTTCTTTTTCAGTTCTTTTCGTTCCACGAAGCCAAAAATTGATCGTGGCATTCGCCAGCGCAGTGATCTTGGCGAAGTCCACATTACGATGCAGACGATCCAGACGATTGCCGAGCGCGCTGCCCGGCGCGTAAAAGGCGTGCGCGATATGAAAACGGCAGTCAAAGCGCTGGAGAGTGGGAACATCATCACCTTGCGCGTTTCCGTCGATGGCGAGACCCCGTTGCCGGAGCTGACGCAAAAGTTGCAGGCAGACGTGAAGGAGCAAGTCGAAGGAATTGCTGGCGTCGTGATTTCCGAAGTGTCGGTTGTGGTAACGGAAGTGGCTCAGCAAGAAAACTACGCGGCTCGCAAGCGAGTGGAATAG
- a CDS encoding O-sialoglycoprotein endopeptidase — MSKVMLGIDTSNYRTSLCLAQEDGRIVAEAKRLLKVKEGKRGLQQSEAVFQHVMNLPELSEQMKWNEYEIEAICVSEKPRPVDRSYMPVFKVGEGLAKSLATYLRVPLHLTTHQEGHIAAGEYTAEERPQQDRFLAVHLSGGTSELLLCERQAAGYAIEKIGGTIDLHAGQLVDRIGVALGLAFPAGPYLEQLAKESTGEFRIASAVDGLAFSFSGPEASLLRAIERGETSHADIARATEQCIANTLEKVLRHAVEQGHPRDILIVGGVAANQYMRERLIKRLEHPAVKAKLYFCDPVYSGDNAYGVAMLGWMKQKTNIK, encoded by the coding sequence ATGAGTAAGGTAATGTTAGGCATTGATACGAGCAATTACCGGACATCGCTGTGCTTGGCTCAGGAAGACGGCCGAATTGTTGCAGAAGCAAAACGCCTTCTCAAAGTGAAGGAGGGCAAACGCGGGCTGCAACAATCCGAAGCCGTCTTTCAGCATGTGATGAACTTGCCGGAACTAAGCGAGCAAATGAAGTGGAACGAATACGAGATCGAGGCGATCTGCGTCAGCGAAAAGCCGAGGCCCGTCGACCGTTCGTACATGCCGGTGTTCAAGGTAGGGGAAGGGCTGGCCAAATCGCTTGCGACCTACTTGCGCGTTCCCTTGCACCTGACCACCCACCAGGAAGGACATATTGCGGCAGGGGAGTACACAGCCGAAGAACGCCCGCAGCAGGACCGCTTTTTGGCCGTCCATCTGTCTGGCGGAACGAGCGAGCTGCTCTTGTGCGAGCGGCAGGCGGCCGGGTATGCGATTGAAAAAATCGGCGGCACGATCGACTTGCACGCAGGACAACTGGTGGATCGGATCGGAGTAGCGCTCGGGCTGGCTTTTCCGGCGGGACCGTATTTGGAGCAGTTGGCCAAGGAGTCGACAGGGGAATTTCGCATCGCCTCTGCGGTGGACGGCTTGGCCTTCAGCTTTTCCGGCCCGGAAGCGTCGCTGTTGCGGGCCATCGAGCGCGGCGAGACGAGCCATGCCGATATCGCCCGCGCAACCGAACAGTGTATCGCCAACACGTTGGAAAAAGTATTGCGTCACGCTGTCGAACAGGGCCATCCACGGGACATCCTGATCGTAGGGGGAGTCGCTGCCAATCAGTACATGCGCGAGCGGCTGATAAAGCGGCTGGAGCACCCTGCGGTCAAAGCCAAGCTGTATTTTTGCGACCCGGTTTACTCCGGCGACAACGCCTACGGAGTGGCGATGCTTGGATGGATGAAGCAAAAGACGAACATTAAATAA
- a CDS encoding Asp23/Gls24 family envelope stress response protein, protein MEEFTPDLDRTELGKVQIAPEVLEVIAGMAASEVEGVAQMSGGFVGEIAERLGRKNIARGVRVEVGSREAAVDVSIIVKYGHRIPDVARNIQDSVRNAIEGMTGLSVVEVNVHIVDVELKAEEKAPATPVVEDYQRVR, encoded by the coding sequence ATGGAAGAGTTTACTCCGGATTTAGATAGAACAGAGCTTGGAAAGGTCCAGATCGCTCCCGAAGTACTGGAAGTGATCGCCGGCATGGCTGCGTCCGAGGTGGAAGGCGTAGCACAGATGAGCGGCGGTTTCGTAGGGGAAATAGCTGAACGATTAGGCCGTAAAAATATAGCTCGCGGCGTTCGCGTGGAGGTTGGCTCCCGCGAAGCGGCAGTGGATGTCTCCATCATTGTCAAGTACGGACACCGGATTCCAGACGTCGCTCGTAATATTCAAGATAGTGTGCGCAATGCGATCGAAGGAATGACCGGACTTTCGGTGGTGGAAGTAAACGTACATATCGTCGATGTAGAGCTGAAAGCCGAAGAAAAAGCTCCGGCGACGCCTGTAGTCGAAGATTACCAGCGTGTGCGCTAA
- the spoIIIAF gene encoding stage III sporulation protein AF translates to MTWLTLWLKKIILLVLLAAFLDLILPNTTLQRYVKMVMGLILLLTIISPVFSLFSLSQDDLALRLDRYQQELNKPASVEWKKMTDKLLGQQNEQMTAYVQAQVAAAVKAQIKADYGVEVADVAVVIEQKQQGEPTLSRMELVIGEADSAPDQNGLQQVQPIKPITPIAPVEVTIGEAQEPKQEVEVAAREDNPLMSRMASDLAAQWGLSKEQVIIKDESREREKQ, encoded by the coding sequence ATGACATGGTTAACGCTTTGGCTGAAAAAAATCATCCTGCTCGTCCTCCTGGCAGCCTTTCTCGATCTGATCCTGCCCAATACGACCTTGCAGCGCTACGTGAAAATGGTCATGGGGCTGATCCTTTTGTTGACGATCATCTCCCCGGTGTTCAGCCTGTTCAGTCTGTCGCAGGATGATCTCGCCCTCCGGTTGGATCGCTACCAGCAAGAGCTGAACAAACCGGCCTCTGTCGAATGGAAAAAAATGACTGACAAGCTTCTGGGACAGCAAAACGAGCAGATGACCGCTTACGTGCAGGCGCAGGTAGCAGCCGCTGTGAAGGCGCAAATCAAGGCCGATTACGGTGTGGAGGTCGCGGACGTGGCAGTCGTGATCGAGCAGAAGCAGCAGGGAGAGCCGACCTTGTCCCGCATGGAGCTGGTGATCGGCGAAGCGGACAGCGCCCCGGACCAGAACGGGTTGCAGCAGGTCCAGCCGATCAAGCCGATTACGCCCATCGCCCCGGTGGAGGTCACGATTGGCGAGGCGCAGGAGCCCAAACAGGAAGTCGAGGTGGCGGCGCGCGAGGACAATCCGCTGATGAGCCGGATGGCGAGCGATCTGGCCGCACAATGGGGGCTTTCCAAAGAGCAGGTCATTATCAAAGACGAGTCCAGGGAAAGAGAAAAACAGTAA
- the spoIIIAG gene encoding stage III sporulation protein AG, whose product MLEKLKKLWEGNGSNKKLKPLHYLIVVLGIGIAVMILTDFLHVEKDQPLGFAINSGETSPQPSGDATSPVLGGSPAPDIIAEYENIYESQLRDILASVVGVGEVEVMVNLESTPELVVEKNTNVRSSVNQEMDKEKATRNQSDQSRDSQVVIVQGGKQDQPVIVKTLKPRVRGVLVVAKGADNIQVKAWITEAVQKVLDVPAYKISILPKKG is encoded by the coding sequence ATGCTGGAAAAGCTGAAAAAACTGTGGGAAGGAAACGGCAGCAACAAAAAGCTCAAGCCGTTGCACTATTTGATCGTCGTCCTTGGCATCGGGATTGCTGTCATGATCTTGACGGATTTTCTGCACGTCGAAAAAGATCAGCCGCTCGGATTCGCGATAAACTCCGGCGAGACGTCGCCGCAGCCATCAGGCGATGCGACGTCTCCGGTGCTTGGCGGGTCGCCCGCGCCGGACATTATCGCGGAGTACGAAAACATCTACGAATCCCAGCTTCGCGATATCCTCGCGAGTGTAGTCGGCGTGGGAGAGGTGGAAGTCATGGTCAATCTGGAATCGACACCGGAGCTGGTCGTCGAGAAAAACACGAATGTCCGCTCCTCGGTCAACCAGGAGATGGATAAGGAAAAGGCAACCCGGAATCAGAGTGACCAATCACGCGATTCGCAGGTCGTCATTGTCCAGGGCGGCAAGCAAGACCAGCCCGTCATCGTCAAGACATTGAAGCCGCGCGTCCGGGGGGTGCTGGTCGTGGCCAAAGGGGCCGACAACATCCAGGTAAAAGCGTGGATCACCGAGGCCGTGCAAAAGGTTTTGGATGTTCCCGCTTACAAGATATCCATATTGCCCAAAAAAGGGTAG
- the accB gene encoding acetyl-CoA carboxylase biotin carboxyl carrier protein: MKIHEIREIIKLIDQSSINEFKLETEGAKVTLKKSSGTETVVVTQPVVQAQAAAPVAAAPVAAAPAPVQAAPVAAEAPKAAPSAPAVDDANLHKIVSPMVGTFYSAPEPGKPPYVQAGDKVNPNKVVCIVEAMKLFNEIEAEVHGEIVKVLVEDGQLVEYGQALFLVKPE; the protein is encoded by the coding sequence ATGAAAATTCATGAAATCCGAGAAATTATTAAGCTGATCGATCAATCTTCCATTAATGAATTTAAACTGGAGACCGAAGGGGCAAAAGTGACTCTGAAGAAATCCAGCGGTACAGAGACAGTAGTAGTGACACAACCAGTCGTACAAGCCCAGGCGGCGGCTCCTGTTGCGGCTGCGCCAGTAGCGGCGGCTCCAGCGCCTGTGCAAGCAGCGCCTGTTGCGGCGGAAGCGCCGAAAGCTGCTCCGAGCGCTCCTGCTGTTGACGACGCGAACCTGCACAAGATCGTCTCGCCGATGGTCGGAACCTTCTACAGCGCACCAGAGCCTGGCAAGCCTCCTTATGTACAAGCTGGCGACAAGGTCAATCCGAACAAGGTCGTCTGCATCGTGGAAGCGATGAAGCTGTTCAACGAAATCGAAGCAGAAGTACATGGCGAGATCGTCAAAGTGCTGGTCGAAGACGGCCAGCTCGTTGAATACGGTCAAGCACTGTTTTTGGTGAAGCCAGAATAA
- the xseA gene encoding exodeoxyribonuclease VII large subunit, translating to MAAPNILSVSDLNRYIKLVLERETNLQDVWVRGEISNFTHHSSGHMYFTLKDKTSRIKVVMFASYNRFLRFLPKDGTKAIVRGSISAFERDGAYQLYAKEMQPDGLGSLYLAFEQLKEKLAQEGLFAAERKRVLPRFPKRVGVVTSPTGAAIRDICTTIRRRYPQAEIVLSPAVVQGTDAPASIVSAIRIINQQPDIDVLIVGRGGGSIEELWAFNDESVARAIAASMIPVISAVGHETDVTIADFVADVRAATPTAAAELAVPHYLEWVERVRQLDIRMQRAVRNQLAEERTRLNRLSNSYAMRQPQRRLEEAAERLDRTHLRMRQAMKHLMERRRERYTRLDEQIKRYRLADQVGERRKAVATIRARLDERMLARLNQKRMAFASRIATLEALSPLAVMKRGFSLVYTGDKLVKSVEQFAPGDEIVVRLSDGSATARVEQLNREEKRNGSQENGPRD from the coding sequence ATGGCTGCACCCAACATTTTGTCTGTCAGCGATCTCAACCGTTATATCAAGCTCGTGCTGGAAAGAGAGACGAATTTGCAGGACGTCTGGGTGAGGGGGGAAATCTCCAACTTCACGCACCATTCCAGCGGCCATATGTATTTTACCTTGAAGGACAAGACGTCGCGGATCAAAGTCGTGATGTTTGCCAGCTACAACCGCTTCCTGCGCTTTTTGCCCAAGGACGGGACGAAGGCGATTGTGCGCGGCTCGATTTCCGCCTTCGAACGCGATGGCGCCTATCAACTGTATGCAAAAGAGATGCAGCCGGACGGCCTTGGCTCGCTCTACTTGGCTTTTGAACAGCTCAAGGAAAAGCTCGCGCAGGAAGGTCTGTTTGCAGCGGAGCGAAAGCGCGTCCTCCCTCGTTTTCCGAAGCGGGTAGGAGTGGTGACCTCTCCGACCGGAGCGGCGATTCGCGATATTTGCACGACGATCCGCAGGCGATACCCGCAGGCGGAGATTGTGTTGTCGCCAGCAGTCGTGCAGGGGACGGACGCTCCGGCTTCGATCGTCTCGGCGATTCGCATTATCAACCAGCAACCCGACATCGACGTGCTGATCGTCGGCCGGGGCGGCGGCTCGATTGAAGAGCTGTGGGCCTTCAACGATGAAAGCGTAGCGCGAGCCATCGCGGCTTCGATGATTCCGGTCATTTCGGCGGTGGGCCATGAGACAGACGTCACGATTGCCGATTTCGTGGCCGATGTCCGTGCGGCGACGCCAACGGCAGCGGCGGAGCTGGCCGTGCCGCACTATCTGGAATGGGTGGAGCGCGTTCGGCAACTGGACATTCGCATGCAAAGGGCGGTGCGCAATCAGTTGGCAGAGGAACGCACCCGCCTGAACCGCCTGAGCAACTCGTATGCGATGCGTCAGCCGCAGCGGCGACTGGAGGAAGCGGCGGAACGGCTGGATCGGACGCATTTGCGGATGCGCCAGGCGATGAAGCATTTGATGGAGCGCAGGCGCGAGCGCTACACGCGGTTGGACGAGCAGATCAAGCGGTATCGGCTGGCGGATCAGGTCGGGGAACGGCGCAAAGCGGTTGCGACGATTCGCGCCCGGCTGGACGAGCGGATGCTGGCGCGGCTCAACCAAAAGCGGATGGCTTTTGCCTCGCGCATCGCGACGCTGGAGGCGCTCAGTCCGCTCGCGGTCATGAAGCGCGGTTTTTCGCTTGTGTACACGGGTGACAAGCTGGTAAAATCCGTGGAACAATTTGCTCCTGGCGACGAGATCGTGGTACGATTAAGTGATGGCAGTGCTACTGCACGAGTGGAACAGTTGAATCGGGAGGAGAAGCGCAATGGCTCGCAAGAAAACGGACCAAGAGACTGA
- the nusB gene encoding transcription antitermination factor NusB produces MKRRTAREKAVQCLFQIDMAEVPVKEAVDLVMEESEESSQYLRYLLDGVLANLAEIDAEIKKYLRGWQLERIANVDRAILRLAFYEIMFEADTPDKVVMNEAIEIAKLFSDEASHRYINGVLASFLQARETQKA; encoded by the coding sequence ATGAAGCGTAGAACAGCACGAGAAAAAGCAGTCCAATGTCTTTTCCAGATCGACATGGCCGAGGTGCCTGTCAAGGAAGCGGTTGATCTGGTCATGGAAGAGTCCGAGGAAAGCTCGCAGTATTTGCGTTATTTACTCGATGGGGTTTTGGCGAACCTGGCAGAGATCGACGCAGAGATCAAAAAGTATTTGCGCGGCTGGCAGTTGGAGCGTATTGCCAACGTAGACCGCGCCATTTTGCGCCTCGCTTTTTACGAGATCATGTTTGAAGCGGATACGCCTGACAAGGTCGTCATGAACGAAGCGATTGAAATTGCGAAGCTGTTCAGCGACGAAGCGTCCCACCGTTATATCAACGGCGTACTGGCGAGCTTCTTGCAGGCAAGAGAAACGCAAAAGGCATAA
- the accC gene encoding acetyl-CoA carboxylase biotin carboxylase subunit, producing the protein MFQKVLIANRGEIAVRIIRACCELGIRTVAVYSEADREALHVKMADEAYCIGPKASKESYLNIANIMSVATKVGVDAIHPGYGFLAENADFAEICAACNITFIGPDPEAIVKMGDKSTAKDTMKAAGVPTVPGTEGLIEDIESAIRTANEIGYPVMVKATAGGGGRGMRVAVDDEDLEKAIRQAQNEAKTAFGNPGVYLEKFVEGPRHVEIQIMADKHGNAVYLGERDCSIQRRHQKLIEEAPSPALSEETRKQMGEAAVAAAKAVSYHGAGTVEFLLDKHGQFYFMEMNTRIQVEHPVTELVTGFDLIKEQLTVAAGEPLSFTQEDIKLDGWAIECRINAENPAKNFMPSPGRITEYLPPGGFGVRVDSAAYAGYSIPPYYDSMIAKLIVWGKDRNEAIERMKRALGEFVIDGITTTIPFHQKVLEHEVFVSGHFDTKFLENYELNLDEE; encoded by the coding sequence ATGTTTCAAAAAGTATTGATTGCCAATCGCGGGGAGATTGCCGTTCGGATCATCCGGGCATGCTGCGAGCTGGGCATTCGTACGGTCGCTGTCTACTCCGAAGCGGATCGTGAAGCGCTTCATGTGAAAATGGCCGACGAAGCTTACTGTATTGGTCCAAAAGCATCTAAGGAAAGCTATCTGAACATAGCGAACATCATGAGCGTGGCGACCAAGGTGGGCGTAGACGCGATTCACCCGGGCTACGGATTTTTGGCGGAGAACGCTGACTTTGCCGAGATTTGCGCGGCATGCAACATCACCTTTATCGGTCCTGATCCGGAAGCGATCGTGAAGATGGGCGACAAGTCCACGGCAAAAGATACGATGAAAGCGGCCGGAGTGCCGACAGTACCTGGGACAGAAGGGCTGATTGAGGATATCGAGAGCGCCATCCGGACAGCCAACGAAATCGGCTATCCGGTGATGGTCAAAGCGACTGCGGGCGGCGGCGGACGCGGCATGCGCGTAGCGGTCGACGACGAAGATTTGGAAAAGGCGATCCGCCAGGCGCAAAACGAGGCGAAAACCGCTTTCGGCAACCCGGGCGTGTACCTGGAAAAATTCGTCGAAGGTCCGCGTCACGTCGAAATCCAGATCATGGCCGACAAGCATGGCAACGCGGTCTACCTGGGCGAGCGCGACTGCTCCATCCAGCGCCGTCACCAAAAGCTGATTGAAGAAGCGCCATCGCCTGCCTTGAGCGAGGAGACGCGCAAGCAAATGGGCGAAGCGGCTGTCGCGGCGGCCAAAGCGGTTTCCTATCACGGAGCCGGTACGGTCGAATTTTTGCTGGACAAGCACGGACAGTTTTACTTTATGGAAATGAACACGCGGATTCAGGTAGAGCATCCGGTGACCGAGCTGGTTACGGGCTTCGACTTAATCAAGGAGCAGCTCACGGTAGCAGCGGGAGAGCCGCTGTCCTTTACGCAGGAAGACATCAAGCTTGACGGCTGGGCGATCGAATGCCGGATCAACGCAGAGAACCCGGCGAAAAACTTCATGCCGTCACCTGGACGCATCACCGAATACTTGCCTCCGGGCGGTTTCGGCGTGCGGGTGGACAGCGCTGCCTATGCGGGCTATTCCATTCCGCCTTACTACGACTCCATGATCGCCAAGCTGATCGTCTGGGGCAAGGACCGCAACGAGGCGATCGAACGGATGAAGCGCGCACTCGGCGAATTTGTCATCGACGGCATCACCACGACGATTCCGTTCCATCAAAAAGTGCTGGAGCATGAAGTGTTCGTGAGCGGCCACTTCGACACCAAGTTCCTGGAAAACTACGAATTGAACCTGGATGAAGAATAA
- a CDS encoding SpoIIIAH-like family protein, protein MILRKQTVWLLTMLAVMVVLSGYYLVKGPQEQIPTSGQEQAVQKQEQISGVEVETKQVEQAPGATAVDAKDGKQEATTPVGQTPAPEEAKQTSGNAVVPVAETAAEVFQGFKLNREAQIQQQKDEQLAIINNADATPQAVAEAKAKYDELSTLETATMNVEEMLKASGYQDAVVLIKNDKATVIVQKDKLSANEVVEIIAQVKQHLNMPATNINVQFKAS, encoded by the coding sequence ATGATTCTGCGCAAGCAAACAGTTTGGTTGTTGACGATGCTGGCTGTAATGGTGGTACTCTCCGGCTACTATTTGGTGAAGGGGCCGCAAGAGCAGATTCCGACCTCGGGACAAGAGCAGGCAGTCCAGAAGCAAGAGCAGATTTCCGGCGTGGAGGTGGAGACCAAGCAAGTCGAGCAGGCTCCAGGCGCTACTGCGGTCGATGCCAAGGATGGCAAGCAGGAAGCAACGACTCCTGTCGGGCAAACGCCAGCTCCTGAAGAAGCGAAGCAAACTTCTGGCAACGCGGTCGTTCCGGTAGCCGAGACGGCGGCCGAAGTTTTCCAGGGCTTCAAGCTGAATCGGGAAGCGCAAATCCAGCAGCAAAAGGATGAGCAGCTTGCGATTATCAACAATGCCGATGCTACTCCGCAGGCGGTAGCCGAAGCCAAGGCCAAGTACGACGAGCTGTCCACGTTGGAGACGGCTACGATGAACGTGGAAGAAATGCTCAAGGCGAGCGGCTACCAGGATGCGGTCGTCCTCATCAAGAACGACAAAGCCACTGTGATTGTGCAAAAAGACAAACTGAGCGCAAACGAAGTGGTGGAAATCATCGCCCAGGTCAAGCAGCATTTGAACATGCCGGCGACGAACATCAACGTCCAGTTCAAGGCGTCCTGA
- the folD gene encoding bifunctional methylenetetrahydrofolate dehydrogenase/methenyltetrahydrofolate cyclohydrolase FolD — MTATILQGKEVAKSIREELAIEVAELKKQGIVPGLTVVLVGDDPASHSYVRGKSKGCEEVGIHSELILKEASTTEEELLAIIHELNENPNVHGILVQLPLPAHISEKAVIAAIHPEKDVDGFHPISVGNMVLGNETMLPCTPHGVIELIKRTGTDIAGKHAVVIGRSNIVGKPVSLLLQQENATVTMCHSRTQNLEEHTRRADILVVATGRAHMIGKEHVKPGAVVIDVGVNRIETGKLVGDVKFDEVKEVASFLTPVPGGVGPMTITMLLKNTVVAARKQAQL; from the coding sequence ATGACTGCAACCATTCTCCAAGGAAAAGAAGTGGCAAAAAGCATTCGCGAAGAGCTCGCGATTGAAGTGGCGGAACTGAAAAAACAAGGCATTGTCCCTGGTCTGACTGTTGTGCTTGTGGGTGACGATCCCGCATCGCATTCGTATGTACGCGGAAAATCAAAAGGCTGCGAGGAAGTCGGTATCCACTCCGAGCTGATCCTCAAGGAAGCTTCGACGACAGAGGAAGAACTGCTCGCGATCATCCACGAGTTGAACGAAAATCCGAACGTTCACGGGATTTTGGTTCAGCTTCCTCTGCCGGCGCATATTTCGGAGAAGGCAGTCATTGCAGCGATTCATCCTGAAAAAGACGTGGATGGCTTCCATCCGATCAGCGTAGGCAACATGGTACTCGGCAATGAGACGATGCTGCCGTGCACTCCGCATGGCGTCATCGAGCTGATTAAGCGGACGGGAACAGACATCGCAGGCAAGCACGCTGTCGTCATCGGACGCAGCAACATTGTCGGCAAGCCTGTATCGCTTTTGCTGCAGCAGGAAAACGCTACGGTGACCATGTGTCACTCGCGTACGCAAAACCTGGAAGAACATACGAGAAGGGCAGATATTCTCGTGGTGGCGACAGGCCGCGCGCACATGATCGGCAAGGAGCACGTAAAGCCGGGAGCGGTCGTGATTGACGTCGGGGTAAACCGGATCGAAACCGGGAAGCTGGTCGGAGACGTCAAGTTCGACGAAGTGAAAGAGGTCGCCAGCTTTTTGACTCCGGTACCTGGCGGTGTCGGGCCGATGACGATTACCATGCTGCTGAAAAACACGGTCGTGGCAGCACGCAAGCAAGCGCAACTGTAG